A genome region from Pseudodesulfovibrio alkaliphilus includes the following:
- a CDS encoding heme lyase CcmF/NrfE family subunit — MHLTGYVALLFSLLSFLFLAAWAGFAAWSRKDEALVLVERGQILAAAGVAFSSLLLLIALGSRDYSFRYVYDTVDNALPFIYTLTAFWGGREGSLLFWELLIAVSGVIFLYSPSYKMLAPRTKLFFWMFFLTVQGFFLLLLTGWSNPFIEIVPAPADGRGLNPLLRNPGMIFHPPLLFIGFAWYTVPAACALAASIAGEEKSWVTICRNWNILAWAFLGAGIILGGWWSYMELGWGGYWAWDPVENASIIPWFVGTALLHTALIEARRNALQRTNVFLMSLTFLLCIFATYLTRSGVIDSLHTFGESPVSAPLFWSMVFWLVLTTLIVFVSERHTRRTLSDFMSRQGILVITAWFLLALGAVVTIGTMWPVISRLWTAHPMGLDANFYNRVCLPFMAVLVLIFSYCPWLGWKGGLRDTRGVIIVTVALVASLAGFLAMGFTKPLAAFSAASSVAALVSIATLFALQPAMRTSRQSWGAYGIHLGMVLMALGITFSGPYKVESEYVMSEGDTVVLEDYEITYVSVAEDSTPELRARATAVLEVSRDGKVLGQMRPDKRIYVNFERQQFAEADTVFSLGNELYATLLGFTEDHKASFKLSVNPLVNWIWIGGTILCMMPLLILRRIRRPEAHG; from the coding sequence ATGCATCTGACAGGTTACGTGGCCCTGCTGTTCTCCCTGCTGTCATTTCTCTTTCTTGCCGCCTGGGCCGGATTCGCGGCCTGGAGCCGCAAGGACGAGGCCCTGGTCCTTGTGGAGCGGGGACAGATTCTCGCCGCTGCGGGCGTGGCCTTCTCCTCCCTGCTGCTGCTCATAGCCCTGGGCTCGCGCGACTACTCCTTCCGCTATGTCTACGACACTGTGGACAACGCCCTTCCCTTCATCTACACCCTGACCGCCTTCTGGGGCGGCCGCGAGGGATCGCTGCTTTTTTGGGAGCTGCTCATCGCCGTGTCCGGCGTCATTTTTCTCTATTCACCGAGCTACAAGATGCTGGCCCCGAGGACCAAGCTCTTTTTCTGGATGTTCTTCCTTACAGTGCAGGGCTTCTTCCTGCTCCTGCTGACCGGGTGGAGCAATCCCTTCATCGAGATCGTACCTGCCCCGGCAGACGGGCGCGGCCTCAACCCGCTGCTGCGCAACCCGGGCATGATCTTCCACCCCCCGCTCCTGTTCATCGGCTTTGCCTGGTACACCGTTCCGGCTGCCTGCGCCCTGGCCGCAAGCATCGCTGGCGAGGAGAAATCCTGGGTCACCATCTGTCGCAACTGGAACATCCTGGCCTGGGCATTTTTGGGCGCAGGCATCATCCTGGGCGGCTGGTGGTCGTACATGGAGCTTGGCTGGGGCGGCTACTGGGCATGGGACCCGGTGGAAAACGCCTCCATCATCCCCTGGTTCGTGGGCACGGCCCTGCTCCACACGGCGCTGATCGAAGCGAGACGCAACGCCCTGCAGCGGACCAACGTGTTTCTCATGTCACTGACCTTCCTGCTGTGCATCTTCGCCACCTACCTGACCCGCTCCGGCGTCATCGACTCCCTGCACACCTTTGGCGAGTCCCCCGTTTCCGCGCCCCTGTTCTGGAGCATGGTCTTCTGGCTGGTGCTGACCACACTGATCGTCTTTGTCAGCGAACGCCACACCCGCCGCACCCTGTCCGATTTCATGAGCCGACAGGGAATACTGGTGATCACGGCCTGGTTCCTGCTGGCGCTGGGAGCGGTGGTGACCATCGGTACCATGTGGCCGGTCATCAGCAGGCTGTGGACCGCACACCCCATGGGGCTCGACGCCAACTTCTACAACCGCGTCTGCCTGCCCTTCATGGCCGTACTGGTGCTGATATTCAGCTACTGCCCCTGGCTGGGCTGGAAGGGCGGTCTGCGCGACACCAGGGGCGTCATCATCGTGACCGTGGCCCTGGTTGCATCCCTGGCCGGATTCCTGGCCATGGGCTTCACCAAACCCCTGGCGGCCTTTTCCGCCGCCTCGTCCGTGGCGGCACTGGTCAGCATTGCGACCCTCTTCGCGCTTCAACCCGCCATGCGTACCTCCCGCCAATCCTGGGGGGCTTACGGCATCCACCTCGGCATGGTGCTCATGGCACTGGGCATCACCTTTTCCGGCCCCTACAAGGTTGAGAGCGAATATGTCATGAGCGAAGGCGATACTGTGGTCCTGGAAGACTACGAGATCACCTACGTCAGTGTGGCCGAGGACTCGACCCCGGAGCTGCGGGCCAGAGCCACGGCAGTGCTTGAGGTCTCGCGGGACGGGAAGGTGCTCGGACAAATGCGTCCTGACAAGCGCATCTACGTCAACTTCGAACGCCAGCAGTTCGCCGAGGCGGACACGGTCTTCAGTCTGGGCAACGAACTGTACGCCACCCTGCTAGGATTCACCGAAGACCACAAGGCGAGCTTCAAACTCAGCGTCAATCCCCTGGTCAACTGGATAT